The segment TTACTTTAATCGAAGATGACCACTTTGGAGAAGGAGGTAATGCATCCACTTTTTTGGATTCTTTATTTTATTTGGAATACTCCGGTACACATGCTCATCCGATACAAAAACTTAATTTCATAAAGAGGCTGTTCTCCACGAATGACTTTGGCGATCATTATATTGGTAATTCATTGTTGTCAAGAGCACTAATGACGGGGAATTCAGCCAATCTTCATTCGCATTTCGGCTTCGGGGCTAGAGTAAGAGATTACGGCTATTCTCCGAAGAATCGAGATGATGTAGAATTTTGGTATAAATTATTCTTAGATTTTGCTATCTTAATTGCCAAAAGCACTCTTTTGATAAGCGAGAAAGTTAAAAAGACTCTGGCCTGCCGATTTGAAGACCTTTGGAATGAAGGGCTCATCGGCGAGGAAATGGAATTTGAAATAATAAAAATAAGTAATATACTGTTTTGGAGTGATATTTGGATTTCAGTTTATAGTATGTTAGGCAAAAGTAGGAATGAAATACCTACGGAAAGTTTTACTCGGTTACTGAAGCTTGAAATTTCTTTACGACCTGTCAACTTAGCCGATCAAATTCAGATCTTCCTGCCTTCAGATAAAAGATTATTCCTAAACGTGAATGAAAAAAAATTCTTCGACCAACAGGCTGAAACGATTGGAAGATTGGCAAGTGCCGAGGAGAGAATTCTTAAACAATTTTTGTCTCGACTAAGTACGAGAAATGATTTCGAACTCTATCATTTTGGAATAGGAGTTGCGAACGGTTGTTTGAATCCTATTGTAACCTGGAAGTTACTATGCAAATGGTTTGCTATCCGCAAAAGAGCTAAATTTGAGGTTCTTTGTGGCTTTTTACATTGTTTATCTAAGAATAACCTCCCATTAGTGAATTCGATCTTAGACGAATTTTTATCCACAAAATGGTCTTACGATATATATCCTTTTTTACAATTTGCAATTTCTTTAGATGAAAATGGAGTAAAACGTCTGAAGGCTTTTCTTGATACAGGGAATGTTCGCCCTGAAAGTTTGTTAGGCTTAAAGGAAAAAATAGGAGATCCAATTTCCAATATAAATGCAATTTCAGATTTAATATTAAAAATATCGGATTTACAGAAAGGATTGGCTGTAGCTATAGATATTTATACTAGTTTGATGAAAAATGAACAACTCAATGCTGACCCGCAATTGAGAATGATCGGTGAAATCTTGTTAGTAAAAATCAAATTTGAAGACAAGCATGAATTTGACAAATGTGCTTTTACAACAATAGTTGAATACAGTTTATCTGGCAAGAATGCCCAAGAAATAGCAGATATGCTATGCAAAAGAATTTTCATGGCCTTATTGAAAAAGAAAGTTTCATACGAATATTGCGATCGAACTCTAAGACTCATAGCAGAAAAACATCCAGTAATATTCATTCAGAATTTTGCAAACGAAAATCAAATACTTAACGAAAGAATGCATCGATATTTTCTTCGTCCTTGGATTAATAATCCCTTTTCTTCAATTGATCCGCAGCAGTTACTCGATTGGTGTTCGGTAAATGTATCAGTGAGGGTCTTGATTCTTGCTGAATTAATTTGTCCGTATACTATGAATGAAGATAAGAAAGAATTACGATGGACTAACCTTTCTTTATCTCTCTTAGAATTAGCGCCAGATCCGGTTATTTTGTTAAATAAATATACAAAGTTTTTTAATTCCTATTATTGTTTGAAATTGAAAGATGAGAACTTATCCGACTGCATGCAAAAAAGATTAACATTAATTTCGCAATTAAAGCGAAGCTATAATGGTGCGATATCTGACTGGTCTATCCGTGCTGAGTCAATATATGAACGGTTAATACAAAAGAAAAAGGAGGAAGAAAGAGTAAGGAAAGAAATTAACAATATAAGATTTCATGGATTCGAATCGGACTATGAATATTGAAATCTCCTTAAAGATCATCTTTCTTTCCTAAAGCTGTTTCATAATAGATAATTAGAGATTCGAGGATCTTTTTAAATTTCTCGATTCCTATCGGATCGATTGCTTTCCAGGTGTTTATTTGCATGTCACGCAGCAGAAGCTTAGAAAAAATTAATCCCAAGTTAAATGGGCAGGTCCGTCGAAATAAGGTTGAGCGTAAAACTTAGCGGTCGTAATTGGAGAGGAAGGATCTAAGGCTTTTTGAGCAGCTATAGATCCCGCTTTCTCCAGAAGCCTTTGCCCCACCGAGTGCCGAATTGCATGAGGATGAACTAACTTCCCTTGGCAAGTTTTCTCATTCCAAGAGTTAACGATCCTTTGTAAGCTTCTAGTAGTTAAAAGAGTTCGGGAGGTTTGGTTTCTCTTAGGTCTTGAAAGGAAAAAGTAATCGGATTTAATTTCTATAATCTTGTGATACTTCTTAATTGCTTTCAGTATTTCATTCGTAAGAACTGCGTATTTTGTTTTACCGCCTTTAGCTGTATACTCGATCAATGTTTCTCCACTGGGTGAACTTAGGATCCTAGAAAATTGAAGTGATACAGTTTCTTTAGCCTCAATGCAGTTTTACTCTTTAAGAGAAAGAGGGCGCGATTCCGGTAATCCTCTCCCGTTACGGGCTTAGAAAAGCGACGGGTTAGCTCAGTCATTGCTACATCTGTAAGACTTTTACCAAAAGCTGAAGTCGTCGAATGAGGATCTCTTGGACCCCTATCTCGATTTCGTTTTTTAGAATTGATATCGATTATTTTTGCTGAATAACCCAAGTTGAATATCCTCTTCAAAATATACTATATAGATTGAACTGTCAGGAAAAATATTGTTGAATTTCAGGGGAGCGTGACGGAATCTTATGTCCGAGTTTATCGAATTCTCGGACATTGAAGATGAGATACTAGAGAGGAGTATTTGGATTAGTACGGACTAATAAATTGTCCCTGGTATATCGGATATAAGTAGGAAATGAATTTAATCAGGACATTATTCAATTCGAAAGAGTTCTCTATTAAGTTTCCTGCCTACTATGACAATAGAGAACTTCTTTTATCTCTAATAGAGAATGTTTTCGATTACCTACCGGATTCCGAAAATAAGATCGCCAATCAATCCTTGGATCAGATTCATTCGTTTCTATGGGAGATTCAACTAATGCATCTTCTGAAATATCAAGGATATGAACTTCAACGAGGAGGATTAGAAGGTCCCGATATAATATGTAAGAAAGATGGAAAAACATTTTTAATAGAATGTATGTTAGTTGAAAACTGGGAAAAAGGAGGCCGAGGAAACGCTTACTATTCTTCCCATGAAGAAGATAAAATACTAAAATATACTGGTGCGATCGTAGAAAAAGGAAAGCAATTTGAGAAGTGGTCGGAGAAAAAACTTATTCCCGCCAATTCAATTCGTATTATCGCGATTGGAGGAGCCTTGCAAAGCTTATCGGATATTCACACAGGAATACCCGATATTGTAAAATCTGTCTATCCAATTGGAAATTCATACTATTCAGTTCCACTTGATGGCCCGGAAAGATATCTTGTAAATCATGAACCGAGAAATCGAATAATTAAAGTGAGCGGGGCGGAGATTCCTACCGACTTGTTTTTAAAAGAGAAATTTCAGAATATTTCAGGATTAATCTATAATCCATATTCTATTTTGCAAAGAGACGTATCTGAAGGAAAGGGGTATATTGTTGTTTCTAACCATGGTGCAGAAGAATCAATTCCAATAAATCTTATAATCGGTTCTCTATTTTATTATATTGATGACAAAGGAAATTTGCGACATAAATCGGTTGAATAGATTTGAAGAATGATAGCAATTATTTAATCAATGAATATGCTAAAATAATTAAAAAAGAAATGAATGAGACTCACCTTAAGCAAATTATAAATATTGAAAGTAAGCTTGTGAATCCATTAAGAATTAATAAAGATTTATTAGGCAGAAAACGTCCCGCGATAACGTTCTAATTTTTTCGCACATTTAGAGATAAAAAGAAAGGCTCTCCTAACCTACCTAAGATTGTGACCAAACAATTTTCAAGAAGAGGAGAACCCCCCATGAGGGCAGAAGAAGATAAAAGCCATCTGAAAGTAATCCAAGTTCATGAGATCCAACTCAAGAAGGACTTGAGTGAACTCTTAAGAGGTTCAGTCGAAGAAACGTTGAATGATCTATTGGATGTGTCAGATCTTGTCTAATGTTTTATTATACGTCCAATAGATCTTTCGGCTTTACTTTCAGTCTTTTTGAAAGTTTAAAAATAGAGCGCACCGAAGGATGCGACTGACCATTCTCTATATCTTGAACGGTTCGATATGAAATAGCGTATTCTCCTTCCTCCATCGCTTCTTGAGTAATTCCACGAGAAATACGGGTTTCTTTTATTTTTTGTCCAACCTTCCGAATAAATTCCTCGTATTCCACGCACAAAATTATGTGCTTTTTGAAACAAATATAACACACGAAAATTCGTGTAGACGGAATTTGGGCCTACACGGAAAATCGTGTAAAGGTAATATTTATGAGAATTCAATTATTAATATTTTCTGCACTCTTGAGTATATTGTTTTCAAACTGTATAACCTTCTACAAGAGCAACTATCAATTTCTTCCCGCCTACGACAAGCCTCCACTAAAGATTCAAATTTCTCCTACTCGGGCAGGGCGCTGGAATGGAGGCTTTGGGCAAACGGACCCTTCTTATCAAATAGATAATGACTCTAAAGAATTTTATAATTATTTCGAAAAAAATAAGGGGGCTAAATTTGGAATAGAGTTAGATAGATCGTACCCGCATGAACCAAGTAACTTTCTACTCGGTGTATTTACAGCGTGCTTAGTAATTCCGTGCTATTTCGAAAACTCGTCTTCTGTAACAGTTCATTATTTTTTAAACGATAATCAACAGAATAAAAGTAATGTTTATTCTGGAACCCTGAAGAAAGTCGTTTGGCTTCCTATACTCATTTAAAATTTGCTTCCATTTGGATGGAGCGATTTAGCGGATATCTACCAGCAAAAAAGTGTCTATGATAAACTTGATGAAGAAATTCCACCGATAGTTCATGCAGAATCTCTTAAATATTTTCCTAATACAGGTAAGGAGAAAGAAAATATAGAGAATGACAAAGGGGAAAACGAAGCCTGGAAGAAGATAAACAAAAAGTCCATAAAAGCGATCCTCGCATTCCTAAAAGGTGCAAAATCCGAAAAAGTAATCTCCGAGGCAAATTCATTAAAATCAAACCTGCTAGACCAGAAAGTAAAATCCTTTCTATCTTCCAAATACCCGTTTGCTAAGAAATATTTCGATTCTATTGTTTATTACCCGGATGGTGAAACTTCGGAAAGTCAGTTCTATCATCTCTTCCGATCCTACATATTAGGAATTAATCCCGAGACAGGTTTTAAGGCTCTTCCTATCATAAAAGAAAAGGGTGGCGAAGTTGTTTGGTTAATCGCGGACGGGGAAGAAGGGATTTATCTACATTTTAGGCCATTCAAGAACAGAATGGTATTATCTAAAATAACTCAAAAGAAGGGACCTTTAGAATTTCCTATAGAAGAAAAATCTTATAATTTTGTAGCGAGCCAATTGTTTTCGAGTGGATGGAATTTTCCCAATGATGATAATCTAGATATGGGTTTCATCGAGAAGTAACTACTCGGAACTTAACGGATTCAAATGAAAGAAGGCTCTATATGGCAGTGCAAGAATTAAGAGATAAACACAACAAACTTCTCGGAAAGATAAAAGAGCTTAGTGGCGGCAAGTTGGAGCTAAGGGATTCCCATAACAGCCTGAAAGGCACCTACGATCCTAAAAGAAACGAAACCAGAGACGCTCGTAATAGCCTAGTAGGCAAAGGCAATTTGTTAACTTCCCTTCTTTAAAAATACGATGGCTAAGATAAAATTCAATCCATCTAAAGAATATCCAATTAACGTTTCCCGGTTAAAAGGAGGTCGTCAAATAACCAAAGAGGATTTGGAGAGTTTCTGGGCTAAAGTTCCTAAAGAATATAAAGAAGCTATTGGAATCTATATCTTCGGAATGATTATCGCGAGAGGAGTGATTCCAATTTACGTTGGGAAAACTCGCCGATCCTTTTTCTCGGAAGTATTTACTGATAGAAACCTCAACACTTACAACGGCGAAATTGTAAAACGAGACCGAGACTATAAGCCCTTTATACAATTCTTAGTCTATGAGAAATCAGGTCGGGGAGCAATTAACAGAACTGTTATCAAAAGGGTCGAAAAACATGTAATTACGATGGCTTCTGAGAAGAACCCGAATCTCGCGAATACTCAGAATAAGAAAATTGAGTCAAACTTCATAATCACAGGGATTGGTAGCGATGGAAGAGGAGCTA is part of the Leptospira broomii serovar Hurstbridge str. 5399 genome and harbors:
- a CDS encoding helix-turn-helix domain-containing protein: MEYEEFIRKVGQKIKETRISRGITQEAMEEGEYAISYRTVQDIENGQSHPSVRSIFKLSKRLKVKPKDLLDV